The following proteins are encoded in a genomic region of Gossypium hirsutum isolate 1008001.06 chromosome D05, Gossypium_hirsutum_v2.1, whole genome shotgun sequence:
- the LOC107906791 gene encoding transcription initiation factor TFIID subunit 10 isoform X1: protein MNHNRQSNDGKHDDDSALSDFLASLMDYTPTIPDELVEHYLAKSGFQCPDVRLIRLVAVATQKFVAEVANDALQHCKARQAAVVKDKREKQQKDKRLILTMDDLSKSLREYGVNVKQQEYFADSPSTGIDPATRDE, encoded by the exons ATGAATCATAATCGGCAATCCAACGATGGGAAGCATGATGATGACTCTGCTCTCTCCGATTTCCTTGCTTCTCTCATGGATTACACTCCCACT ATACCTGACGAACTGGTGGAACATTACTTAGCCAAGAGTGGTTTTCAATGTCCCGATGTTCGATT AATAAGGCTTGTAGCTGTTGCTACTCAAAAGTTCGTTGCAGAGGTTGCAAACGATGCACTTCA GCATTGCAAGGCAAGACAGGCTGCAGTAGTGAAGGACAAAAGGGAGAAGCAGCAAAAG GATAAACGCCTAATCTTGACAATGGACGACCTCTCCAAGTCATTGCGTGAG TATGGAGTGAATGTGAAGCAGCAGGAGTATTTTGCCGATAGCCCTTCAACAGGAATAGACCCTGCTACTAGAGATGAATAG
- the LOC107906792 gene encoding histidine kinase 5, which translates to MVCKMETDPIEDMDVEVLSSMWPEDIEHEAGKQFNVENPRGDQDMLEEVTIVGEPTIVDFQHLIELTNYTDKGSSQLAYLVKHWEYKQANAVRLLREELDNLSRQRQESELKKLEILEEHRFEERYGGDKRPISILDGIYDIWQEVPRRKYNIMVPSKRVEIDAEYDTVIYWKQRAAHLEKMLEASMQREQQLMEKLQESIKNLEKQSSPVEELSQVLKRADNFLHFVLQTAPVVFGHQDKELRYRFIYNHFPSLQEEDILGKRDVEIFTGSGVKESQDFKKEVMDKGLPAKREITFETELFGSKTFLIYVEPVFSKAGETIGINYMGIDITDQVRKRERMIKIREEIAVQKAKETELNRTIHITEETMRAKQMLATMSHEIRSPLSGVVSMAEILATTKLDREQRQLLDVMISSGDLVLQLINDILDLSKVESGVMKLEATKFRPREVVKHVLQTAAASLRKILTLEGNVADDVPIEVIGDVLRIRQILTNLISNAIKFTHEGKVGVKLYVVPEPPFAKEGSQNGSAGSTANQSTTNVPKEETCTSTSQTSSDQRGFHGKKHEGSCQDRSQSERGTPVTNGTIDVTEEQAELPETTVWIRCDVYDTGIGIPENALPTLFKKYMQVSADHARKYGGTGLGLAICKQLVELMGGRLTVSSQVHCGSTFTFILPYKVSLSCDHSDDADDNLSDMDDHGATDDDATAGFFQFQPRTLGSLFASNGSSRTQNLLAHNIGYVNSHKINGFSENCYSFPTSNGQTKEMDLFEDACSVAEALEISPEPESSFSHSPDHDNESAICRDEHHHNVVNAENKVSTRDVSSCSETSREVDVKEKITEPQLPAERQGRSDSGFQSTLNSSREASNSISKPKILLVEDNKINVMVTRSMMKQLGHTIDVVSNGVEAVRAIQYHSYDLVLMDVCMPVMDGLQTTRLIRSFEETGNWDEAAKAGIEKPSPSSDSLQPDCTPPKRIPIIAMTANALSESADECSANGMDSFISKPVTFQKLKECLEQYLP; encoded by the exons ATGGTTTGTAAGATGGAGACCGATCCAATTGAAGACATGGACGTCGAAGTCCTTTCTTCAATGTGGCCTGAAGATATTGAACATGAAGCTGGGAAGCAGTTTAATGTAGAAAACCCAAGAGGTGACCAAGATATGTTGGAAGAGGTAACAATTGTGGGGGAGCCAACCATAGTTGATTTCCAACATCTTATAGAGCTAACTAATTATACAGACAAGGGCTCGTCTCAGTTAGCATACCTTGTAAAACACTGGGAATATAAGCAAGCGAATGCTGTTCGTCTTCTTAGAGAAGAACTTGACAATTTAAGCAGACAAAGACAGGAATCTGAGCTCAAGAAATTAGAGATATTGGAGGAACATCGTTTCGAGGAAAGGTATGGAGGAGATAAACGCCCGATTTCCATACTGGATGGCATTTATGATATATGGCAAGAAGTTCCTCGGAGGAAATATAATATTATGGTTCCAAGTAAAAGAGTTGAAATTGATGCCGAGTATGATACTGTCATATACTGGAAACAGCGAGCCGCGCACTTGGAGAAAATGTTGGAAGCAAGCATGCAGAGAGAGCAGCAACTCATGGAAAAGTTGCAGGAAAGCATAAAAAATCTGGAAAAACAGTCTTCACCAGTAGAAGAGTTGTCCCAAGTTCTTAAAAGAGCAGATAATTTCTTACATTTTGTACTTCAAACTGCACCCGTTGTGTTTGGGCATCAG GATAAAGAGCTGCGGTATCGCTTTATTTATAACCATTTTCCAAGTTTACAAGAGGAG GACATTTTAGGAAAAAGAGATGTGGAAATATTTACTGGATCTGGTGTTAAGGAGTCTCAGGATTTTAAAAAAGAAGTGATGGATAAAGGATTGCCTGCAAAAAGAGAAATCACATTTGAGACAGAACTATTTGGGTCGAAGACGTTCTTGATATATGTGGAACCTGTTTTTAGCAAGGCAGGGGAGACTATTGGTATAAATTACATGGGCATCGATATAACAGATCAG GTACGGAAAAGGGAAAGGATGATAAAGATACGAGAGGAGATTGCGGTACAAAAGGCAAAGGAAACAGAACTCAACAGAACCATACACATAACAG AGGAGACAATGCGTGCAAAACAGATGCTGGCAACCATGTCCCATGAGATAAGATCTCCTCTATCTGGGGTTGTTAGCATGGCAGAGATCTTGGCCACAACGAAACTTGACCGAGAGCAAAGACAATTGTTAGATGTTATGATATCTTCAGGAGATTTGGTCCTTCAACTTATAAATGACATCCTTGATCTTTCCAAGGTTGAATCAG GTGTCATGAAGTTGGAGGCTACAAAATTCCGACCGAGAGAGGTTGTAAAGCATGTTCTCCAGACAGCTGCGGCATCATTGCGGAAGATTCTTACGTTGGAAGGAAATGTAGCAGATGATGTTCCTATTGAG GTCATAGGAGATGTGCTAAGAATTCGACAAATTCTCACCAACTTGATCAG CAATGCTATCAAGTTTACACATGAAGGAAAGGTAGGAGTAAAACTTTATGTAGTCCCAGAGCCGCCTTTTGCAAAAGAAGGATctcagaatgggtctgctggatCAACTGCTAATCAATCCACAACTAATGTACCAAAAGAAGAGACATGTACATCAACGTCTCAAACTAGCAGTGACCAGAGAGGATTTCATGGTAAGAAACACGAAGGTTCTTGCCAAGACCGTTCACAAAGTGAACGTGGTACGCCAGTAACGAATGGAACAATAGATGTAACCGAGGAGCAAGCAGAATTACCTGAAACAACAGTTTGGATTCGCTGTGATGTATATGACACTGGAATTGGCATACCTG AAAATGCTTTACCCACACTTTTTAAGAAGTACATGCAAGTCAGTGCCGATCATGCCCGTAAGTACGGTGGGACAGGACTTGGCCTCGCAATATGTAAACAGCTG GTTGAGTTAATGGGCGGCCGTCTTACTGTGTCTAGCCAAGTGCATTGCGGTTCTACATTTACGTTTATCTTACCTTATAAGGTTTCTCTATCATGTGATCATTCTGATGACGCGGATGACAACCTCTCAGATATGGATGATCATGGTGCTACGGATGATGATGCAACGGCTGGCTTTTTCCAATTCCAGCCACGTACTTTGGGTTCCCTATTTGCTTCTAATGGATCTAGCAGAACCCAAAATTTATTAGCACATAATATTGGCTATGTAAATTCGCATAAAATTAATGGGTTCTCAGAGAATTGTTATTCATTTCCCACGAGTAATGGTCAAACAAAGGAGATGGATTTATTTGAGGATGCTTGTTCTGTTGCTGAAGCTTTAGAGATATCACCTGAGCCTGAAAGTTCATTTAGTCACAGCCCAGACCACGATAATGAAAGTGCAATTTGCAGAGACGAGCATCATCACAATGTTGTAAATGCTGAGAACAAAGTTTCTACCAGAGATGTGTCAAGTTGCTCAGAGACAAGCAGAGAGGTGGATGTGAAAGAGAAGATAACTGAGCCCCAGCTACCAGCGGAGAGGCAGGGGAGATCTGACAGCGGTTTTCAGTCCACATTAAACAGCAGCCGAGAAGCATCAAATTCTATCTCAAAGCCAAAGATCCTCCTGGTGGaagataataaaattaatgtaatGGTGACGCGGTCAATGATGAAGCAGTTAGGCCACACAATAGATGTTGTGAGCAATGGTGTAGAAGCTGTCCGTGCAATTCAGTACCATAGTTATGATCTTGTCTTGATG GATGTGTGCATGCCGGTCATGGATGGCCTTCAAACAACGAGATTGATTCGTTCCTTTGAGGAAACTGGTAATTGGGATGAAGCAGCAAAAGCTGGGATAGAGAAGCCTTCACCATCTTCTGATTCATTACAACCAGATTGTACACCTCCAAAGCGTATCCCCATAATTGCA ATGACAGCAAATGCATTGTCAGAGAGTGCTGATGAATGTTCTGCAAATGGCATGGACTCGTTTATTTCAAAGCCTGTAACTTTCCAAAAACTGAAAGAGTGTCTCGAGCAATATTTGCCATGA
- the LOC107902801 gene encoding uncharacterized protein At1g32220, chloroplastic, whose protein sequence is MATRLIYSRLSLSRLSAMGGPKNGRFLSTESNKIDEPFKVEEAETVNVPPPPSEKLLVLGGNGFVGSHICREALNRGLAVASLSRSGGSSLHDSWAKNVTWHKGNLLSSDSWKEALDGVTSVISCIGGFGSNSYMYKINGTANINAIRAAGDKGVKRFVYISAADFGLANYLLKGYYEGKRAAETELLTKFPYGGVILRPGFIHGTRTVGSMKLPLGVIGSPLEMVLQHAKPLNQLPLVGPLFTPPVNVTAVAKVAVRAATDPVFPPGIVDVYGIQRFSQQMSR, encoded by the exons ATGGCTACACGGTTGATCTATTCCAGACTCTCACTCTCTAGACTCTC TGCAATGGGTGGACCCAAGAATGGAAGATTTCTTTCAACAGAGTCTAACAAGATTGATGAGCCTTTTAAAGTTGAAGAAGCAGAGACCGTGAATGTACCTCCTCCTCCTTCTGAGAAG CTGCTTGTGTTGGGTGGAAATGGATTTGTTGGCTCCCATATCTGTAGGGAAGCTTTGAACCGTGGTCTGGCTGTTGCAAGCCTCAGCAG GTCTGGCGGATCATCTTTACATGACTCTTGGGCTAAGAATGTGACATGGCATAAAG GGAACCTTCTTTCTTCTGATTCGTGGAAGGAAGCTCTGGATGGAGTTACATCTGTT atCTCTTGCATTGGCGGTTTTGGATCTAATTCATATATGTATAAGATTAATGGGACTGCAAACATCAATGCTATCAGAGCTGCTGGAGATAAAG GTGTGAAAAGATTTGTTTATATCTCCGCTGCTGATTTTGGCTTGGCAAACTATTTACTTAAAGGATATTACGAGGGGAAG AGAGCTGCTGAGACAGAGTTACTCACGAAATTTCCGTATGGAG GAGTGATTTTGAGGCCTGGCTTCATTCATGGAACTCGCACTGTTGGAAGTATGAAGTTACCTCTAGGCGTTATTGGTTCACCACTGGAAATG GTTCTtcaacatgcaaaaccattgaacCAGCTACCACTAGTTGGACCCTTGTTCACTCCTCCCGTTAATGTTACGGCAGTTGCCAAGGTTGCAGTGAGAGCAGCAACAGATCCAGTTTTCCCCCCAGGCATCGTAGATGTCTATGGAATACAACGATTTAGCCAGCAAATGTCAAGATAG
- the LOC107906791 gene encoding transcription initiation factor TFIID subunit 10 isoform X2, producing the protein MNHNRQSNDGKHDDDSALSDFLASLMDYTPTIPDELVEHYLAKSGFQCPDVRLHCKARQAAVVKDKREKQQKDKRLILTMDDLSKSLREYGVNVKQQEYFADSPSTGIDPATRDE; encoded by the exons ATGAATCATAATCGGCAATCCAACGATGGGAAGCATGATGATGACTCTGCTCTCTCCGATTTCCTTGCTTCTCTCATGGATTACACTCCCACT ATACCTGACGAACTGGTGGAACATTACTTAGCCAAGAGTGGTTTTCAATGTCCCGATGTTCGATT GCATTGCAAGGCAAGACAGGCTGCAGTAGTGAAGGACAAAAGGGAGAAGCAGCAAAAG GATAAACGCCTAATCTTGACAATGGACGACCTCTCCAAGTCATTGCGTGAG TATGGAGTGAATGTGAAGCAGCAGGAGTATTTTGCCGATAGCCCTTCAACAGGAATAGACCCTGCTACTAGAGATGAATAG